In Cicer arietinum cultivar CDC Frontier isolate Library 1 chromosome 1, Cicar.CDCFrontier_v2.0, whole genome shotgun sequence, one DNA window encodes the following:
- the LOC101494405 gene encoding adenylate kinase isoenzyme 6 homolog — MVQKSGRRQSPNILVTGTPGTGKTAMSTALAEATQLRHINIGDLVKKNNLHDGWDDELDSYIIDEDLVCDELEDVMEEGGNIVDYHGCDFFPERWFDCVVVLQTDNTILYDRLSKRGYKDSKLSNNVECEIFQVLLEEAKESYAEDKVVAMESNNIEDISRNVATLTDWIRNWASPPQS, encoded by the exons ATGGTTCAAAAAAGTGGCAGGAGGCAGAGTCCAAACATTTTGGTGACTGGTACACCAGGGACAGGAAAGACAGCCATGTCAACTGCTCTGGCTGAAGCCACTCAGCTCCGCCACATCAATATTGGAGATTTGGTCAAAAAGAATAACTTGCATGATGGGTGGGATGATGAGCTTGATTCTTACATTATTGATGAAGATTTG GTGTGTGATGAACTTGAGGATGTTATGGAAGAGGGTGGGAACATTGTTGACTATCATGGCTGTGATTTCTTTCCTGAGCGATGGTTTGATTGTGTCGTTGTACTTCAAACTGATAACACCATTTTGTATGATCGCTTGAGTAAGAG AGGCTACAAAGATTCAAAGCTTTCCAATAATGTCGAATGTGAAATCTTTCAAGTTTTGCTCGAGGAGGCTAAAGAAAGTTACGCAGAAGACAAAGTTGTTGCAATGGAAAGTAATAATATTGAAGACATTAGTAGAAATGTTGCAACTCTGACAGATTGGATCAGAAATTGGGCTTCTCCACCCCAgtcataa
- the LOC101494720 gene encoding vicilin-like seed storage protein At2g28490, whose protein sequence is MRDKATLLIMLLILCHGVAMTKGLWEIKNEDREDHGPQMPEKLFLLQNSKRVVKTDAGEMRVLESYGGRVSERRLHIGFINMEPSSLFVPQYLDSTLIVFVRSGEAKVGFIYEDELAERELKRGDVYQIPAGSAFYLLNIGKAQKLHIICSIDPSESLGIGIFQSFYIGGGAPVSVLSGFEPQILETAFNASEAELIKFFTRQHEGPIVHIGDSHVSASSLWNKFLQLKEDEKLNHLKKLVQDQEEDEDDEEKEEEKPQPSWSWRKLLESVFGDEMKKNKKDKVSHKSPHSCNLYDRKPDFKNTYGWSVALDGSDYSPLKTSGIGIYHVNLKPGSMMTPHVNPRATEYGMVVKGSGRIQIVFPNGSNAMDTHIKEGDVFFVPRYFAFCQIASKNEPLDFFGFTTSSRKNKPQFLVGATSLMKTMMGPELAAAFGVSEDTMRHILNAQHEAVILPTPWTESKQNYGNKLDLESLPTTKVVTNDDMIIGF, encoded by the exons ATGAGAGACAAAGCAACCCTTTTGATCATGCTTCTTATTCTTTGTCATGGTGTGGCCATGACAAAGGGGTTGTGGGAGATAAAGAATGAAGATAGAGAAGATCATGGGCCTCAAATGCCAGAGAAATTGTTTTTGTTGCAAAACTCAAAGCGTGTGGTGAAGACTGATGCAGGGGAGATGAGAGTGTTGGAGAGTTATGGTGGTAGAGTTTCTGAGAGACGCTTGCACATTGGCTTCATTAATATGGAACCAAGTTCTCTCTTTGTTCCTCAATATCTTGATTCCACTCTCATTGTATTTGTCCGTTCAG GGGAAGCAAAGGTGGGATTCATATATGAGGATGAACTAGCAGAAAGGGAACTAAAGAGGGGGGATGTGTATCAAATTCCAGCTGGTTCTGCATTCTATTTATTGAATATTGGAAAGGCTCAAAAGCTTCACATTATCTGCAGCATCGATCCTTCAGAGAGTTTGGGAATAGGTATTTTTCAG TCTTTCTATATTGGAGGAGGAGCTCCAGTATCAGTACTTTCCGGTTTCGAGCCTCAAATCCTAGAAACTGCTTTTAAC GCATCAGAAGCAGAGTTGATTAAATTCTTCACAAGACAACATGAGGGTCCAATTGTGCACATAGGTGATTCACATGTCAGTGCCTCAAGCTTATGGAACAAGTTTCTTCAACTAAAAGAGGATGAAAAACTAAACCACTTGAAGAAACTGGTGCAAGATCAAGAAGAAGATGAGGAtgatgaagaaaaagaagaagaaaagccACAACCAAGTTGGTCTTGGAGGAAGCTCTTGGAATCAGTATTTGGGGATGAGATGAAAAAGAACAAAAAGGACAAAGTTTCCCATAAATCTCCTCACTCATGCAACCTCTACGACAGAAAACCAGATTTCAAAAACACTTATGGTTGGAGCGTTGCTCTAGACGGTTCCGATTATTCTCCACTCAAAACTTCTGGCATTGGCATTTATCACGTCAATCTCAAACCG GGATCAATGATGACACCCCATGTAAATCCAAGGGCAACAGAGTATGGCATGGTGGTAAAAGGTTCAGGTAGAATCCAAATAGTATTTCCAAATGGAAGCAATGCAATGGACACACATATAAAAGAAGGGGATGTTTTCTTTGTACCAAGATACTTTGCATTTTGCCAAATAGCATCAAAGAATGAACCACTAGATTTCTTTGGGTTTACCACTTCATCAAGGAAGAACAAGCCACAATTTTTGGTGGGTGCTACTTCACTCATGAAGACTATGATGGGACCTGAGCTTGCTGCTGCTTTTGGAGTGAGTGAGGATACAATGAGACACATTCTTAATGCACAACATGAGGCTGTCATACTACCTACCCCATGGACTGAATCTAAACAAAATTATGGCAACAAATTGGATTTGGAGAGCCTTCCTACAACAAAGGTTGTCACAAATGATGATATGATTATCggcttttaa
- the LOC101494101 gene encoding protein disulfide-isomerase 5-1, with protein MRTRRTHSESSSSSSLLLILTTTCILLLSFSIPTHSEVIALTSDTFSDKIKEKDTAWFVKFCVPWCKHCKNLGSLWDDMGKAMENEDEIEIGEVDCGTDKAVCSKVDIHSYPTFKIFYDGEEVAKYQGSRDVESLKTFVLDEAEKAAAKAQLDSDKEL; from the exons ATGAGAACTCGGCGCACGCACAGtgaatcatcatcatcatcatctcttCTTCTAATTCTAACAACAACATGTATCCTTCTCCTCTCCTTTTCAATCCCCACCCATTCCGAAGTCATCGCTTTAACCTCCGACACCTTCTCCGATAAG ATAAAGGAGAAAGATACTGCATGGTTTGTGAAATTCTGCGTTCCCTGGTGCAAGCATtg CAAGAATCTGGGTTCATTGTGGGATGATATGGGGAAGGCAATGGAAAATGAAGATGAAATAGAGATTGGAGAAGTCGATTGCGGCACCGACAAAGCTGTTTGTTCTAAAGTTGATATTCACTCATATCCTACCTTTAAGATTTTCTATGACGGTGAAGAAGTTGCTAAATATCAAG GTTCAAGGGATGTTGAATCATTGAAAACTTTCGTTTTGGATGAAGCTGAAAAGGCCGCAGCAAAAGCACAACTTGACAGTGATAAAGAATTATAA